The sequence GGGGTCCAGCGAGGACATGCACGCCGCCAGAACGAAAATCAGCGCCATGAAGCAGAAGGCGGCCGGTCCCGGGATGATCTGGGCCATCTTGGCCAGCTTGACGACCGAGACCAGAATCCCCAGCATGAACACCTCCGTCATGCTCCAGGGCGCGATGCTGCGCAGCCAGCGGAAGAC comes from Desulfobacteraceae bacterium and encodes:
- a CDS encoding paraquat-inducible protein A; the encoded protein is VFRWLRSIAPWSMTEVFMLGILVSVVKLAKMAQIIPGPAAFCFMALIFVLAACMSSLDPHEIWGRWEGPR